A single window of Synechococcus sp. C9 DNA harbors:
- the groL gene encoding chaperonin GroEL (60 kDa chaperone family; promotes refolding of misfolded polypeptides especially under stressful conditions; forms two stacked rings of heptamers to form a barrel-shaped 14mer; ends can be capped by GroES; misfolded proteins enter the barrel where they are refolded when GroES binds), with amino-acid sequence MVKLISFDEASRKALERGVNTLADVVRVTLGPRGRNVILEKKFGAPEIVNDGATIAKEIELSNPMENTGAQLLKEVAEKTGDVAGDGTTTACLLAQAMILEGLKNVTAGANPISLHRGMERAVQYLVQKIAEISQPVSGTMITQVATISAGNDPEVGDMIGQAMAKVGKDGVITVEESKSLVTELEVVEGMEIDRGYISPYLVTDQERMVAEYEYARLLITDKKISSVADLVPILEKVSRAGQPLLIIAEDVDGEALATLVVNKLRGVLNVCAIKAPSFGDRRKAMLEDIAILTNGQFISEDIGLKLDQVQLEMLGSARRVTVSKDKTVIVAGQDTQTQVQQRIAQIRQQLAETDSEYDREKLQERIAKLAGGVAVIKVGAATETELKEKKLRIEDALHATRAAVDEGIIPGGGATLVHLAKQLPTLAQSFSDPEMRTGVDIITRALSYPLQQIATNSGVTGAIVVEKVRQMELPMGYNALTDSYEDLIAAGIIDPAKVTRTALENAASVAGMFLTTEALVVEKPEPKPAPNPGAGGMGGMGMM; translated from the coding sequence ATGGTCAAGCTGATCAGTTTTGATGAAGCGTCCCGAAAGGCGCTGGAGCGGGGCGTGAACACCCTGGCGGATGTGGTGCGGGTCACCCTGGGACCACGGGGGCGGAACGTGATTTTGGAGAAAAAATTTGGTGCCCCAGAAATTGTCAACGATGGTGCCACCATTGCCAAGGAAATCGAACTGAGTAACCCGATGGAAAACACCGGGGCGCAACTGCTCAAGGAAGTGGCGGAAAAAACCGGGGATGTGGCTGGGGATGGCACCACCACCGCCTGTCTCTTAGCCCAAGCCATGATTTTGGAAGGGTTGAAAAATGTCACCGCCGGAGCGAACCCCATCAGCCTGCACCGGGGGATGGAGCGAGCCGTGCAGTACCTGGTGCAAAAAATTGCCGAAATCAGCCAGCCCGTGTCTGGTACCATGATCACCCAAGTGGCGACCATCTCGGCGGGCAACGACCCGGAAGTGGGGGATATGATCGGTCAAGCTATGGCGAAGGTGGGCAAAGACGGGGTGATTACGGTCGAAGAATCCAAATCCCTGGTCACGGAATTGGAAGTCGTGGAAGGCATGGAGATCGACCGGGGCTACATTTCCCCCTACTTGGTCACGGATCAGGAGCGGATGGTGGCGGAATACGAGTACGCCCGCCTGTTGATCACCGATAAAAAAATTAGCAGTGTTGCCGACCTAGTGCCCATCCTGGAAAAAGTCAGCCGGGCGGGGCAACCCCTATTGATCATCGCCGAGGACGTGGATGGGGAAGCTCTGGCAACCCTGGTGGTCAACAAACTGCGGGGCGTGTTGAACGTTTGCGCCATCAAAGCCCCCTCCTTTGGCGACCGGCGCAAGGCGATGCTGGAGGACATTGCCATTCTCACCAACGGTCAGTTTATTTCCGAAGATATTGGTCTGAAACTCGACCAAGTGCAATTGGAAATGCTAGGCAGTGCCCGCCGTGTCACCGTGAGCAAGGATAAAACCGTGATTGTCGCCGGACAGGACACCCAAACCCAGGTGCAACAACGGATCGCCCAAATTCGGCAACAACTGGCGGAAACCGACTCGGAATACGACCGGGAAAAACTGCAAGAACGGATTGCCAAACTCGCCGGTGGGGTCGCCGTGATCAAGGTGGGGGCGGCTACGGAAACCGAACTCAAGGAGAAAAAACTCCGCATTGAGGATGCCCTGCACGCCACCCGTGCCGCTGTGGATGAAGGCATTATCCCTGGGGGCGGGGCGACCCTGGTGCATTTGGCGAAACAACTGCCTACCCTCGCCCAATCCTTCAGTGACCCGGAGATGCGTACCGGTGTGGATATTATCACCCGTGCCCTCAGCTATCCTCTGCAACAGATTGCCACCAATAGTGGTGTGACCGGTGCCATCGTGGTGGAAAAAGTCCGGCAAATGGAGTTACCCATGGGGTACAACGCCCTTACGGACAGCTACGAGGATTTAATTGCCGCCGGGATCATTGACCCGGCCAAGGTCACCCGCACCGCCCTGGAAAATGCCGCTTCGGTGGCGGGGATGTTCCTGACTACCGAGGCGCTGGTGGTAGAAAAACCCGAACCCAAACCGGCTCCCAACCCCGGTGCTGGTGGCATGGGTGGCATGGGCATGATGTAG